The genomic window TCTGGGGAGGCAAGACCCAGATTCCCACGGCCAGTCATTTTTTGGTTTGCCTGGCCATGAAAGCCCCGTTGCTGAAATACGACAGCGCCGGAATCGCCGACTTCATGCGCCAGATCCAAGAACTTCCGGAGGATCGGATCACCGCCCGCACCGAATATTACGCCACCTTCCAGAAATCCGACTTCCGTTTGCTGGACAGCGATCGGGCCATGTTCGATTGGGCCTGCAAACAGTGTTACATTGCCCAGGCCAACATGATGACGGCGGCGGCTTTGATTGGGATTGATTCCTGCCCCATCGAGGGCTTTATTCAAGATAGGGTCGATGAGGTTTTGGCCGAGGATTTTGGAGTCGATCTGGATGAATACGGCGTGGCCTACATGCTGGCCTTCGGCTACCGGATCAAACCACCCCGGCGCAAGACACGCCGTCCCTTGGATCAAATGGTCCGCTGGGTTTAGTCTTTCGTGGACAAGGCACCACATCAGGACGCGCGGGATACCTGCTCCATCGCCGAGGTCTCCAAGTATTGCATGGCCACGGACCTCGGCCTGGAGTGCGTGTGTTCCAAGCGGACCACGCTCAAGGTCGGAACCGGGACCACGGTCAAAAAGGAAGACAGCACCCTCTATTATTATGCCAAACAGGTCGATGACGACCTGCTGGATCTTCAGTCCCTCAACGCCCAGTTTGCGCCCTCGGGGCCGACGGCCACGGTGACCATGGCGGAGCTGATTACCCAGTACCAGCCCGAGGTGGATCTCTTCCTGTCCAAGGTCAAGCCGGTCATGCAGAAAATCGCCAAGGCCGTGGCCAGGGGGGATCGGCACCGCTCCAACGGACATCCTTTCTCGGCGGCCATGGAATACCGCAATGCCTTGGGATTGGACGAAAAAAATGTTCGCGCCCTGTTCGGTCTGGGCCTGA from Deltaproteobacteria bacterium includes these protein-coding regions:
- a CDS encoding NAD(P)H-dependent oxidoreductase, whose translation is MDKQIILDAFMFRHACKEFDPKAKISEEDFLFILETARLSPSSFGFEPWQFLVIQDMGYRMKLLPHVWGGKTQIPTASHFLVCLAMKAPLLKYDSAGIADFMRQIQELPEDRITARTEYYATFQKSDFRLLDSDRAMFDWACKQCYIAQANMMTAAALIGIDSCPIEGFIQDRVDEVLAEDFGVDLDEYGVAYMLAFGYRIKPPRRKTRRPLDQMVRWV